One genomic window of Luteitalea pratensis includes the following:
- a CDS encoding transglutaminase family protein has protein sequence MRYTVYHLTHFRYDAAVSESVMEVRMQPRTESVQRCLRFELATTPRSRVFAYQDPEGNVVHHFDVQARHRELTVVAESVVEFVADIAIPASCDRSTWALLDDSGTRERFFEFLEPSFFARPTEALMAFGQELGLSRDIDPLSLVRGLKHKLYDAFEYAPKSTSVDSPIDEALAARRGVCQDFAHVMIALVRSVGIPCRYVSGYLFHDNRADERSVDGASHAWVEAWLPSLGWVGIDPTNRTLAMDRHIRVAVGRDYHDVPPTRGSFKGNARGELGVAVRVQTTDAPIAPSDVMPALYWSAPEPEIEPPLVDEDQEQQQQQQQQ, from the coding sequence ATGCGATACACCGTCTACCACCTGACCCACTTCCGCTACGACGCCGCCGTGAGCGAGAGCGTGATGGAAGTCCGCATGCAGCCGCGCACCGAGAGCGTGCAGCGGTGCCTGCGCTTCGAACTCGCCACGACGCCACGCTCCCGGGTGTTCGCGTACCAGGATCCCGAGGGCAACGTCGTGCACCACTTCGACGTGCAGGCGCGCCATCGTGAGTTGACGGTCGTGGCCGAGTCGGTGGTGGAGTTCGTGGCCGACATCGCCATCCCCGCGAGCTGCGATCGATCCACGTGGGCGCTGCTTGACGACAGCGGTACGCGTGAGCGGTTCTTCGAGTTCCTGGAGCCCTCGTTCTTCGCCCGCCCGACCGAGGCGCTGATGGCATTCGGGCAGGAACTCGGGCTCTCCCGCGATATCGATCCGCTCTCGCTCGTCCGCGGCCTCAAGCACAAGCTGTACGACGCCTTCGAATATGCGCCGAAATCCACGAGCGTGGACTCGCCCATCGACGAGGCGCTCGCGGCACGCCGAGGGGTGTGCCAGGACTTCGCGCACGTGATGATCGCGCTCGTGCGCAGCGTGGGAATCCCGTGCCGCTACGTGAGCGGCTACCTGTTCCACGACAACAGGGCGGACGAGCGCTCGGTCGACGGCGCATCGCACGCGTGGGTCGAGGCGTGGCTGCCGTCGCTCGGCTGGGTTGGCATCGATCCCACCAACAGGACGCTGGCGATGGACCGCCACATCAGGGTCGCCGTCGGCCGTGATTACCACGACGTGCCGCCGACCCGCGGGTCCTTCAAGGGCAACGCCCGCGGCGAGCTCGGTGTCGCCGTCCGCGTCCAGACGACCGACGCCCCGATCGCGCCGTCCGACGTGATGCCCGCGCTCTACTGGTCCGCGCCCGAACCCGAAATCGAGCCGCCGTTGGTCGACGAGGACCAGGAACAGCAGCAGCAGCAACAGCAGCAGTAG
- a CDS encoding alpha-E domain-containing protein, whose amino-acid sequence MLSRVADHLYWLSRYLERAEHTARLLEISVTLAPDRTPESQSRQGVRILSALQALDAQRAGLVEFPRLAVDLTVGDREESLLACVSYARENARQVREQISVDMWEELNRLYLRLQAACEDHGWREQPEDLFRDVRHSVYLFKGMMNSTMVRGEGWQYMELARFLERSINTSMLLDVHLREFHDSLRTGVEATEYVEWLSLLRCCASFDAYVRAHSASIRPLHVVDFLVLDAQFPRSLRFSADRIEESLKRLALLSGRTHPARVERLAGLLRASLQFVQIEELLHGDLTQTLEHVRRQCRLIHHATYQNYISYQLESESA is encoded by the coding sequence ATGCTCTCTCGCGTTGCCGACCACCTCTACTGGCTGAGTCGCTATCTCGAGCGCGCCGAGCACACCGCGCGGCTGCTCGAAATCAGCGTCACGCTGGCGCCCGACCGCACGCCGGAGTCGCAGTCGCGACAGGGCGTGCGCATCCTGAGCGCGCTGCAGGCCCTGGACGCCCAGCGCGCCGGGCTCGTCGAGTTCCCGCGGCTCGCCGTCGACCTGACGGTGGGCGATCGCGAGGAGTCGCTGCTGGCGTGTGTGTCCTACGCCCGCGAGAACGCGCGCCAGGTGCGCGAACAGATCAGCGTCGACATGTGGGAGGAGCTGAACCGCCTGTATCTGCGGCTGCAGGCGGCGTGCGAGGACCACGGCTGGCGGGAACAGCCCGAGGATCTGTTTCGGGACGTACGCCATTCGGTGTACCTGTTCAAGGGCATGATGAACTCCACCATGGTCCGTGGCGAGGGCTGGCAATACATGGAGCTCGCCCGCTTCCTCGAGCGATCGATCAACACGTCGATGCTGCTCGACGTGCACCTGCGCGAGTTCCACGACAGCCTGCGGACTGGCGTCGAGGCGACCGAGTACGTCGAGTGGTTGTCGCTGTTGCGGTGCTGCGCGTCGTTTGACGCCTACGTGCGCGCGCACTCGGCGTCGATCCGTCCCTTGCACGTCGTCGATTTCCTGGTGCTCGACGCGCAGTTCCCGCGCTCGCTCCGTTTCTCCGCCGACCGTATCGAGGAATCACTGAAGCGGCTGGCGCTGCTGTCCGGGCGGACGCATCCGGCACGCGTCGAGCGACTCGCCGGCCTGCTGCGTGCCTCCCTGCAGTTCGTACAGATCGAGGAACTGCTGCACGGCGACCTGACGCAGACCCTGGAACACGTGCGTCGCCAGTGTCGGCTGATTCATCACGCCACGTACCAGAACTACATTTCGTACCAACTCGAGAGCGAAAGCGCATGA
- a CDS encoding circularly permuted type 2 ATP-grasp protein — protein sequence MSIPRAPLFDDYSLGRAYDEMFGAAGQPRAHYAALFEQLGTLPVTELQRRQQVADRAFLHQGITFTVYGDSRGTERIFPYDLLPRIITSAEWEQLERGLTQRITALNLFLRDIYHDGRILRAGVVPRELVFSCPHYRREMRGLRVAGDCYVSVAGTDLVRLADGQFAVLEDNLRVPSGVSYMLANRAVMKRTFSRLLARYSVRPIDHYAQALLRTLRDLSPQGRPHPTVVLLTPGVFNSAYFEHAFLARQMGIELVEGRDLFVHDNVVYMRTTSGAQRVDVIYRRVDDDFVDPLAFRADSQLGVTGLFNAYRAGNVSLGNAIGTGVADDKAVYAYVPAMIKFYLDEDPILRNVETYLLDDAVQRDHVLQHLDQLVVKAVGESGGYGMLIGPHSTAEQRAQFRDCIIANPRNYIAQPTLDLSCAPCFIDDRIEPRHIDLRPYILAGQQTVIVPGGLTRVALRRGSLVVNSSQGGGSKDTWVLE from the coding sequence ATGTCCATTCCACGGGCGCCGCTGTTCGACGACTACTCGCTGGGACGCGCCTACGACGAAATGTTCGGCGCGGCCGGGCAGCCGCGCGCCCACTACGCCGCGCTCTTCGAGCAGCTCGGGACGCTGCCGGTCACCGAACTGCAGCGCCGGCAGCAGGTCGCCGATCGCGCCTTCCTCCACCAGGGCATCACGTTCACCGTCTACGGCGACAGCCGCGGGACCGAGCGCATCTTCCCCTACGATCTGCTGCCCCGCATCATCACCAGCGCGGAGTGGGAGCAGCTCGAACGGGGACTGACCCAGCGCATCACCGCCCTCAACCTGTTCCTGCGCGACATCTACCATGACGGCCGCATCCTGCGCGCCGGCGTCGTCCCGCGCGAGCTCGTCTTCAGCTGCCCGCACTACCGGCGGGAAATGCGCGGCCTGCGCGTCGCCGGCGACTGCTACGTCTCGGTGGCGGGCACCGACCTCGTGCGCCTGGCCGACGGGCAGTTCGCGGTCCTCGAGGACAACCTGCGCGTGCCGAGCGGCGTGTCGTACATGCTTGCCAATCGCGCGGTGATGAAGCGCACGTTCTCGCGCCTGCTCGCGCGCTACAGCGTCCGGCCGATCGATCACTATGCGCAGGCGCTGCTGCGCACCTTGCGCGACCTGTCGCCGCAGGGCCGTCCGCATCCGACCGTCGTCCTGCTCACGCCCGGTGTGTTCAACTCGGCCTACTTCGAGCACGCGTTTCTGGCGCGGCAGATGGGCATCGAGCTGGTCGAGGGGCGCGACCTCTTCGTCCACGACAACGTGGTGTACATGCGGACGACGTCGGGGGCACAGCGCGTCGACGTCATCTACCGGCGCGTCGACGACGACTTCGTCGACCCGCTCGCGTTCCGGGCCGACTCGCAGCTGGGGGTCACGGGCCTGTTCAATGCCTATCGCGCCGGCAACGTCTCGCTCGGCAACGCGATCGGCACGGGCGTCGCCGACGACAAGGCGGTCTACGCGTACGTGCCCGCGATGATCAAGTTCTATCTCGACGAGGATCCGATCCTGCGCAACGTCGAGACCTACCTCCTGGACGATGCCGTGCAGCGCGATCACGTGCTGCAGCACCTCGACCAGCTGGTCGTGAAGGCGGTGGGCGAGTCCGGCGGCTACGGGATGCTGATTGGCCCGCACAGCACCGCGGAGCAGCGCGCCCAGTTCCGCGACTGCATCATCGCCAACCCTCGCAACTACATCGCGCAGCCGACGCTCGACCTATCGTGCGCGCCGTGCTTCATCGACGACCGCATCGAGCCCCGGCACATCGACTTGCGCCCCTACATCCTGGCTGGCCAGCAGACCGTCATCGTCCCCGGCGGGCTGACGCGTGTCGCGCTGCGGCGCGGGTCGCTCGTCGTCAACTCGTCGCAGGGGGGCGGCAGCAAGGACACGTGGGTGCTCGAATGA
- a CDS encoding anti-sigma factor — protein MTSSGTDPRYDALAELALGTLPESERPAIEAWLAGDPDALAEFRALRESLGLLALAAPVVEPPASLRDRVLAVTGHAVDRGHTPATTRTAVPIGVDFPPKSSGPVVGSGLSVGWLAAAAAAILALGLGVYALQLRSQVERLQADLDATAARLATTEAEARVNRTRLARAQAETSILTAADLRRVDLAGQKGAPRAAARAFWSRAQGLVLTATRLPDLPEGRTYQLWVLTSGAPISAGIFRPDASGGTSIVFDTPVSLPPPAGMAVSVEPAGGVPAPTGEIVLIGKAD, from the coding sequence ATGACGTCGTCTGGGACCGATCCCCGCTATGACGCCCTCGCTGAGCTCGCACTCGGCACGCTGCCCGAGTCGGAGCGGCCGGCGATCGAGGCATGGCTTGCCGGCGACCCGGACGCCCTGGCGGAGTTCCGCGCGCTGCGTGAGTCGCTCGGGTTACTGGCCCTCGCCGCCCCCGTCGTCGAGCCACCGGCCTCCCTTCGTGACCGCGTCCTTGCCGTGACAGGGCATGCCGTCGATCGCGGCCACACCCCTGCCACGACCCGGACGGCCGTCCCGATCGGCGTCGACTTCCCCCCGAAGTCGAGTGGCCCCGTCGTCGGCAGCGGTCTGTCCGTGGGCTGGCTGGCTGCCGCCGCGGCCGCCATCCTGGCGCTGGGGCTGGGCGTGTACGCACTGCAGTTGCGCAGCCAGGTCGAGCGCCTCCAGGCCGACCTCGACGCGACGGCCGCGCGGCTGGCGACCACCGAGGCCGAGGCAAGGGTCAATCGCACCCGGCTCGCGCGCGCTCAGGCGGAGACCTCAATCCTGACGGCCGCGGACCTGCGTCGGGTGGATCTGGCGGGACAGAAGGGCGCGCCTCGCGCCGCGGCCCGTGCCTTCTGGAGCCGGGCCCAGGGGCTCGTGCTGACCGCAACCCGCCTGCCGGACCTGCCGGAGGGTCGGACCTATCAGCTGTGGGTCCTGACGAGCGGCGCCCCAATCAGTGCGGGGATCTTCCGGCCTGACGCGTCGGGCGGAACGTCGATCGTGTTCGATACGCCCGTGTCCCTGCCGCCGCCTGCAGGAATGGCCGTGTCAGTCGAGCCGGCCGGTGGCGTGCCGGCGCCGACAGGCGAAATCGTGCTGATCGGCAAGGCCGATTGA
- a CDS encoding sigma-70 family RNA polymerase sigma factor: protein MWLLFALAAQTDEPRQSSEADADAMRRMAAGDGGALAELYDRHGRAMFSLAVRILRDEGDAEEIVQDVFAQAWRQASRYDTTRGVVVAWLLMMTRSRAIDRLRARRGQPPLDSDHPSALRDAADAAPPVDLALLTADDISRVRAALDALPDAQRMAIELAFQEGLTHTEVAERLDQPLGTIKTRIRVGLLRLRAALPSPGHTPDTPEGHA, encoded by the coding sequence ATGTGGTTACTCTTCGCCCTCGCCGCCCAGACCGACGAGCCTCGGCAGTCCAGCGAGGCCGATGCGGACGCGATGCGGCGCATGGCCGCCGGCGACGGTGGCGCGCTGGCGGAGCTCTACGACCGGCACGGACGGGCGATGTTCTCCCTCGCGGTCCGGATCCTGCGCGACGAGGGCGACGCGGAGGAAATCGTCCAGGACGTCTTCGCCCAGGCGTGGCGGCAGGCGTCGCGGTACGACACGACGCGCGGCGTGGTGGTGGCGTGGCTGCTGATGATGACGCGCAGCCGCGCGATCGATCGCCTGAGGGCGCGGCGTGGACAGCCGCCCCTCGACAGCGACCATCCGTCGGCCTTGCGGGATGCCGCGGACGCGGCGCCGCCGGTGGACCTCGCGCTGCTGACCGCAGACGACATCTCGCGCGTGCGTGCGGCTCTCGACGCCTTGCCAGACGCGCAGCGCATGGCCATCGAGCTGGCATTCCAGGAGGGCCTGACGCACACCGAAGTCGCCGAGCGCCTCGACCAGCCGCTCGGTACGATCAAGACGAGGATCCGGGTAGGCCTGCTGCGCCTGCGTGCGGCACTGCCCTCACCGGGGCACACACCGGACACGCCGGAGGGTCACGCATGA
- a CDS encoding DUF1501 domain-containing protein encodes MTSNRRQFIKGGVAAFTVSFAAPAFLSDIARAQGARARNLVVLYLSGGNDALSMVVPYGNTGYYQRRPTIALPTSNVLQIGTDTSGTTVGLHPRLIGLKQVFDAGRLAVVQRSGYPNSSRSHFLGTDIWSTADPGNPSGPGWLGRYLELLPQPLDPLTGWNTVRETPRTLLSRFVGVPAIPDPRTYAFSSPNSGNEALFARQAATRIASHVPVDRPHLSFVSGTARAAFDTLDRVASVAQYAPTVTYPGTGLGSALRAVAGSMVRGIGTRVFWVQTGGFDTHASQNPNQENGAYYRLMATMDDALLAFYTDVRNQGLLSDTLVLQFSEFGRRVYENGSQGTDHGAASTMMLLGGGVNGGLYGTAPDLRDTPGNPTLESNNGDIRYQTDFRSVYARVLDSWLGTNSQSVLDGDFRNAGLTFL; translated from the coding sequence ATGACCTCCAATCGTCGGCAGTTCATCAAGGGAGGCGTCGCTGCCTTCACCGTGAGCTTCGCCGCGCCGGCGTTCCTCTCGGACATCGCCCGCGCCCAGGGCGCACGCGCGCGAAACCTCGTCGTGCTGTACCTGAGCGGCGGCAACGACGCGCTGAGCATGGTGGTGCCCTATGGCAACACCGGCTATTACCAGCGCCGACCGACGATCGCCTTGCCGACGAGTAACGTTCTGCAGATCGGTACCGACACGAGCGGCACCACGGTGGGGCTCCACCCGCGACTGATCGGCCTCAAGCAGGTGTTTGACGCCGGCCGTCTCGCTGTCGTCCAGCGCAGTGGCTATCCGAATTCGAGCCGCTCGCACTTCCTCGGCACCGACATCTGGTCGACGGCCGATCCCGGCAATCCGTCGGGCCCGGGCTGGCTCGGCCGGTACCTCGAACTGCTGCCGCAGCCGCTCGACCCGCTCACGGGCTGGAACACGGTGCGCGAGACGCCGCGGACGCTCCTCTCGCGCTTCGTCGGCGTGCCCGCCATTCCCGACCCCCGCACGTACGCGTTCAGCAGCCCGAACTCTGGCAATGAGGCGCTGTTCGCGCGTCAGGCCGCCACCCGCATCGCCTCGCACGTCCCCGTGGATCGCCCGCACCTGTCGTTCGTCTCGGGCACGGCGCGCGCCGCCTTCGACACCCTCGATCGCGTCGCATCGGTGGCGCAGTACGCGCCGACGGTGACCTATCCGGGCACCGGGCTGGGCAGCGCACTGCGGGCCGTGGCCGGGTCGATGGTGCGCGGCATCGGCACCCGCGTGTTCTGGGTGCAGACAGGCGGCTTCGACACGCATGCCTCCCAGAATCCCAACCAGGAGAACGGCGCCTACTACCGGCTGATGGCGACAATGGACGACGCGCTGCTGGCGTTCTACACGGATGTACGCAACCAGGGCCTGCTGAGCGACACGCTCGTGCTGCAGTTCTCCGAGTTCGGGCGGCGTGTCTACGAGAACGGCAGCCAGGGGACCGATCATGGCGCGGCGAGCACGATGATGCTGCTCGGCGGCGGCGTCAACGGCGGCCTCTATGGCACGGCACCGGACCTGCGGGACACCCCGGGCAACCCCACGCTCGAGAGCAACAACGGCGACATCCGCTACCAGACCGACTTCAGGTCCGTGTACGCCCGTGTGCTGGACAGCTGGCTCGGCACCAACTCCCAGTCCGTGCTCGACGGCGACTTCAGGAACGCAGGGCTGACCTTCCTCTGA